Part of the Lotus japonicus ecotype B-129 chromosome 6, LjGifu_v1.2 genome, CAGGCTTCACCAGCATCCATGTTTCCTCCTCATTTACATTGACATTATACTTTTTCGAACCATTACCCATAAATTCATCTGTTGAATTTTCCACAGTTTTCACTACAGAATCATTCAATTTAATCCCACTGCATTCTCCTCCTGTACTATATTCATAGTTCTCAAACAATTTCCTCCGAACACACTCGTCAACATATTCAAATTCCTGATCACGATCATGAGCCTCATCTTCAAATTCATGAATTAGTTTCCTTTTGATAGGCCGATGAGCAATGACTTGGTTAATGGATGCATTACCAGAATCAGCCCCATAACTTGAAGAATAAATTTCAGCAATGTTACTAAAATCATCAGATTTTCTCCCATACAACACACCAGCCTGAAAGCCTTCACTATTTATACCATCAGCAGAGTCTCCAAACTTCGTGAACGACGGAATGAACTTATCCTGAAATATAATCAGAAAATTGATAATTTAAATCCAATGAGTCATTTCCACATAAACCTTAAAATAATACAATTAATGTCTTCTAATAGATAAAATCTAAATAAAAGACCTTCAGGGGTGTGGAAAAGGAATCAATTGGGTTAAACATAGCTATCACACCAACATCATCACAAATCCTCAGGACTTCAAAAACCTCTTCACCATAATACGTTAACCCACCCCCAGTTCGAACCTTAAAAAGCAACTCTTTGCACAACAAACTCTCCACAAGTTGAATAGGATATCTGCTCTTCTCTTCATcctaacaataaaataaaatatacataataaataagataaaaataattgtAAAAACACATTGAATTCAACTCATATAACACACAATAAAACAACAACACAAATTCAAGAATTCCTCACATTGGATGCCCACAATATGTTTTACTTGAGAATCGTTAAGCATAAATAAGGTGTTGTCATAGCCATCAAAGACCTCCAACTTAATGCGATACCTAaacaaagaagagaaaaataaaaaaccactATGACAAGTACACAACACACACCATAAACCATTGAAATTCTCCGTAggaaaaatttaaaacataaaaaGGTTTAACCTGCGAATTGCATGAGCAATATCTCGATAGCATCGATTACATCTATAAACATCCTTCTCATTTTGCAATTCCATGTGACACCAGCAGGAGTTATACGACCATGGACAATCATTAATAAATGCATTAATAGAAGCTTTAACAACAGCAACACCTCGCTGACAAAAGACGGAACAAATATCAATTCAATAATTCTTTCAACTTCACACTAAAACTACTCTAATATTAGAAGCAAAATGTAAATTATCAATAACTCAAGAAACCTAACTATCAAACAGATAGATAGCTACAAGTCAAAACTAACCTCTTTAATCTTAAGCAATTCAGAAATAGATGTctttgcatgacaattgagcATGTCATCTTTAATATCAACATCGGGATCAAAACTTCCAACACATTCAACAGGAACATCACATTTAAGACCACAGAatctaaaataaatataaatataaaaattagttCATAACAAAGACAAATACAATCCatagaagaaaaatatattCAACCAATACCCTCATACCTATCACCAATTACCCAATCTTCATGATAAGTATGATTGAGGTAAATCTTTGACACATGAGGAATAGAATTCAGGAAAATTTTTCCTTAAGAATTACAAACATCACACAATAATAGTAAGTGACATCAGAATCAACTATAtgtaatcaaaatcaaataaaattacTGAGAAATTAAACTGAAAAAAAATGACTTAACTTCACAGATAATCAAGTTCTACAATGCACACTTTAACTTAAACTCACCTTCAACTTTCTTTACCTCAACATACCGCAATCCAATAGTAGGCCTATTTACCCAATCCAAACACAGATAATTACAAAGAATGTCTACAGCATCACCATTCACCACACATTGACACATACCACTGCATCATTCAACACAAATTTGATTAGCTATATGATAAAATCATTCTGAGCAacataataaaaaaagaatggCCCTGCGCAAATCACACAACTTGTCTTACGTCAAATCAATAATATTAATAACCATCCTCTTGTAAACTCTTTTGTCCTTAATCACAAGTTTCCCCTTTGACACAGCAGCTAGAACTCCAATAACATctatacaaaaacaaaaaaatagcaaCAAATTAACAACTCTAATGAACTTGTTACAATAACCCGTACTAAATCATATTACGTACTACACTATTCACAAAAATCTCCAAGCATACATACAGATATGGAAAGAACTATACCGTCGACCATATAAATATACCTTGTAACTAACACATGACCAGAATATCATTCCTTTATATCCAACATAGTTTAACACATGATAAAAGAGACTTACCCACTAAGTAACCGAAATTATCACCAACTCTAAGAATATTCTCAATGCCAAAGAATGACCAGCCATGCAAAGGAATTCGATCATCTTCAAATGGGACAATTCTGGTACCACTATGGAAAATAATCCTATACCTATTCCTTGTGTATCTTTGTGGATCACTATATGGAATAATCCGGAAGTTTGATATCTGATAAACACCACCCTCAACAATACTAACAGCAATTGGTTCAGTTTTGGATACAGCAGCTTCCAATTTTTCCCCCTACAAACATCCCAGATAAATGGATTAAATAATGCTCAACACCAAGTTAATGCTAACAGATCCACAAAATACAGCATATCAACAGAATTAAAAATATGATAGCTGAATATTCCAGAAATAAAGAAAAACCAAAAGTAACTTCTATACATCTCTATCAATAAGAACCATCTCCACTGATGAATAAGAGAGTGGAAGCAAGTGTTCAGGAAGCTTCCAC contains:
- the LOC130726505 gene encoding uncharacterized protein LOC130726505, translated to MVINIIDLTGMCQCVVNGDAVDILCNYLCLDWVNRPTIGLRYVEVKKVEGKIFLNSIPHVSKIYLNHTYHEDWVIGDRFCGLKCDVPVECVGSFDPDVDIKDDMLNCHAKTSISELLKIKERGVAVVKASINAFINDCPWSYNSCWCHMELQNEKDVYRCNRCYRDIAHAIRRYRIKLEVFDGYDNTLFMLNDSQVKHIVGIQ